From the Planctomycetota bacterium genome, the window CCTTGTACTTGCGGATGAACTCCTCTTCCTTCTTGAACTTCGTCTGCTGCGACTCGTACGCCCGCAGCATCACCTCACGCCGCTGCGCCCGCAGCTCGCGGAACTTCGCGTAGTTGCCCGGGTAGTCGATCAGCCGCCCCTGCTCGGTCTCGATGATCCGCGTCACCACCGCGTCCAGCAGGTACCGGTCGTGCGACACAAGCACCACCGCCCCGCGATACTCGTCGCGCAGGAACGTCTCGAGCCAGATGCGCCCCTCGATGTCCAGGTGGTTGGTCGGCTCGTCGAGCAGCAGGATGTCCGGGCTCTCGAGCAGCAGTCTCGCCAGCGCGAGCCGTCCCTTCTGCCCGCCCGAGAGGCTCTTCACCTTCAGCGACATCTGCGCGTCGGTGAAGCCCAGCCCGTGCAGCACCTCCTCGATGCGGTGCTCGATCGCGTACCCGCCCGCGGCCTCGACCCGCGTCTCCAGTTCTGCCTGGCGCTTCAGGAGCGAATCGAGTTCGGCGGCCGACGCCGTCGCCATCCGGTCGAAGACCCCGTGCAGCTCCGCGTGCAGCGCGTGCAACTCCTCGAACGCCCGCTCGGCGGCATCCTTCAGCGTTTCGTCGGGGTCGAGATTCGGGTCCTGCTGCAAGTACCCCGCACGGCAGCCGCGCTGGATGGAGACGTTCCCCGCGTCGGGCACGAGCAGCCCCGACAGCACCTTCATGAGGGTCGACTTGCCCGTGCCGTTGCGCCCTACCAGCCCGATGCGGTCACCCGGCTCGATGCTGAGGGACACCCCGTCGAGGATGATGTCCACGCCGTAGCGGACGGCGATGTTGGTCGCGGCGAGAATTGGCACGGGGGCAGCGTAGGTTCGGGGGGCGGTGGGTTCTCCAGGCGCAGGCCGCCTCGGCCCGAACCGTGACCGCCAAAACGAAAAAGACTCGCCTGCGCGTTTCCGCTCGCAGCCGAGTCATAGGAGGAGAGAGAGACAAGACACCGTCGGGAGCGGGCCTTCCCGCGTCCCCTGAAGACTCGCCTGTGCGTTTCCGCTCACAGCCGAGTCATAGGAGGAGAGAGAGACAAGACAGTGAGAACGTGCCACGCCTTTCACGCGGTGCAAGCGATCTGCGCGGAAAATCCTCACAGTCAAGCCAAAAACTGCCTAACCCGCTGAAACGGAACATCTTGCCCATCTTCGCGCAGCGACGCCGGCCGCCGCCTCGGGCGCCGGTGCATCGCATCCAGATGGACGGATTAACTACTGCGTCTCGGTCTGCTCGAACAGACACTGAACAAACGACCAGTTCACGACCTTGAACCACGCGTCGACGTACGAGGCACGCTGGTTCTGGTACTTCAGGTAGTACGCGTGCTCCCACACGTCGCAGCCCAGCAGCGGCAGCGCGCCGGTGAACAGCATGTCCTGCTGCTTCTCCTGCTGGACGATCATCAGGCGCCGGCTGAGCGGGTCGCGCACGAGGTGCGCCCAGCCGCCGCCCTCGACCTGCGCCGCGGCGGCCTTGAAGTGGGCGACGAACTTGTCGTACCCGCCGAAGTCGCGCTCGATCGCCGCCAGGAGCGGCCCCTTCGGCTGGCCGCCGCCGCCCTTGCCCTCCGGCGCCATCATCTGCCAGAAGAGCGCGTGGTTCACGTGCCCGGAGAGGTGAAAGCTGAGCTCGCGCGACCAGTGCTTGACGAGGGCGGCGTCGCCCCCGGCGCGGATCTGGAACAGTTCGGTCAGCGCCTTGTTCGCACCGCTGACGTAGCCCTGGTGGTGCTTGCCATGGTGGATCTCCATCGTCTTGGCGTCGATGTGCGGCTCGAGCGCGTTCGTCGCGTACGGCAGCGGCGGGAGCACGTACTGCCCCTTCTCGGCGTCCCAGCCGAGGTTCGCGAGCGCACAGCCCGGGGTCGGGGCGCCGGAGGGGCGGATGGACGGCGCATCGCCGGGCTGTTCGCCGGGCGCGCGGGGCGAGCGCACCGGAGGGACGGAACCGGGCTGGGCGAGGGCCAGCGAGGCGACAGTGGCGCCGGCGGCGGCGCCGAACAACTCGCGACGGGACAGACGGTCGGGCTGCATGAGGGACCTCCTGGGTGGACCGATCGGACGATGGTACGAGGCGGGCGCCGCCGGGCGGGCGCGCCGGGGTGCAGGGATGAGCGTGCCGGGCGCGGGAACGCTTACGCCGGACTCAAGCTGGTCTCACGCGAGGGCGCACGCAGGACACGGCGGGCCGGGCCCGCCGCCGCATGCCGCGCCCCATCTGGAAAGGCTTCATCGCGTTCGGGCTCGTCAGCGTGCCCTGCGATCTGTCGAGCCTGGAGGCGCCCGAGCGCGACGTGAACTTCACGATGCTCGACAAGCGCGACCACGAGCGCATCCGGTACCTTCGCGTGAACGAGCGGTCGGGCAAAGAGGTGGAGTGGAGCGACATCGTGAAGGGGCACGAGGTGGCGGAGGGCGAGTACGTGATCGTCACGCCCCAGGACTTCAAGAACGCGTCGCCCAAGGCGAGCAAGACGATCGACATCCACAGTTTCGTCGAGGCGTCGGCCGTGCCGCCCTGGTACTACAAGCGTCCCTACCTCGTGCGTCCCTCGGCGCACGGGGAGAAGGGGTACCGGATTCTGTGCGACACGCTGAAAGAGAGCGGGCGGGCGGGGCTGGCGAGCGTGGTGCTGCACACGCGTCAGCACCTGGCGCTGCTGGTGGCGCACCGGGGCGTGCTCGTGCTGAACACGCTGCGCTACGAGAGCGAACTGCGCGGGTTCGAGGATTTCGAGCTGCCGGACGCCTCCGACGTGAAGGTGTCGAAGGGCGAGGTGGAGATCGCGCTCAAGCTCGTCGACGCGATGACGGAGGCGTGGGACCCGTCGAAGTTCCACGACCAGTACCGCGATGCGCTCGTCAAGTGGATCGCCCAGCGCGCCAAGAAGGGAACGAGCACGCCCGAGCCGGCGGGGGCGGACGAGCCCGAGGATTCGGGCCCGTACAACATCATGGAGATGCTGCAGCGGAGCGTCGAGAGCCGCACGCACAGCAAGCCGCGCGCATCGCCCAAGAAGGCGGCGTCGCGCCGCAAGAAGGCCGGGTAGCGCGTGGCGAAGCGAACACCCGCGCGCCTCGGCGAGTACCGGCGCAAGCGCCGGTTCGAGACGACGCCCGAACCCCCGGGAAAGGCCGGCGCGCGCGGGGCGGGCGCACAGGCCCGGGGGCGCGCGAAGGGCCCGGCGTACGTGATCCAGAAGCACGACGCGACGCGCCTGCACTACGACCTGCGTTTGGAGGTCGGCGGCGTGCTCAAGAGCTGGGCGGTGCCGAAGGGGCCCAGCACGGTCCCCGACGACAAGCGCCTCGCCGTCGAGGTCGAGGACCACCCGCTCGAGTACGGGTCGTTCGAGGGCACGATTCCCCAGGGTGAGTACGGCGGCGGCACCGTGCTGCTCTGGGATCGGGGCACGTGGTCGCCCGCGAACGACGAAGACCCCGCCCGCGCGCTCCGCAAGGGCAAGCTCGAGTTCGAACTGCGGGGCGAGAGGTTGCGGGGCCGCTGGATTCTGATCCGTATGGGCGCACAGGGCGAGGCCAAGCCGCAGTGGATCCTGCGCAAGGTGCAGGACGAGTTCGCGCGAGCCCCCGGCGACGACGATGTGCTGGAGACGATGGCGACGAGCGTCTCGACGGGCCGATCGCTCGAGGAGATCGCCGCGGCGAGCGGCACGCCGGTGAAGTCGAAGAGCGCGACGCCCGTCGAGAGGCCGGCACGATCGCGGCGCACCGCGGCGGAGGCGCCGCCCGAGGCCGACGCCGCCCCCGGCGCAGGCGAGACGCTCGACGTGGGGTCACTGGCGGGCGCGAAGAAGGCGCCGATGCCGCGGAGAATCCGCCCGCAACTCGCGACGCTCGTGGAGCGGGCGCCCACGGGCCCGCAGTGGCTGCACGAGGTGAAGTTCGACGGATACCGCATGCTGGCGCGCGTCACGCGCGAGGGCGTGACGCTGATCTCGAGGACGGGCAAGGACTGGACGCCCAAGTTCGGCGCGATCGCGCAGGGCGTGCGGGCGCTCGGGCTGCCCGACTGCGTGCTTGACGGCGAGATCGTCGCGAGCGACGAGCAGGGGCGTCCGAGCTTCCAGTTGCTGCAGGCGGCGCTCGACGGACGGTCGGGCACGCCCTTGCGGTACTGGGCGTTCGATCTTCCGTTCGCCGCGGGGCACGACCTGCGTGCGTGCGCGCTCGAGGGGCGGCGTGGGGCGCTGCGCACGCTGCTGGAGCGGGCCGGGGATGGTTCTCGGGTGCTGTTCAGCGCGGAGATCCCGGGCGACGGCGCGCGTGTGCTGCGGGAGGCGTGCCGCCTGGGGCTGGAGGGGATCGTGTCGAAGCGGCGCGACGCGCGGTACGTCGAAGGACGGACCAGGTCGTGGGTGAAGTCGAAGTGCTCGAGCCGCCAGGAGGTGGTGATCGGCGGGTTCACGGATTCGACGAACGCGCGGTTCGCCCTGGGGGCGTTGCTCGTGGGGTACTACGACGCGGGAAAGCTGGTGTACGCGGGCAAGGTGGGCACGGGGTTCGATCAGGCGACGCTGCGCGATCTGTCGGTGCGTCTCAGGCCGACGAAGCAGGATCGCCCGCCCTTCGCCGACGCG encodes:
- a CDS encoding superoxide dismutase produces the protein MQPDRLSRRELFGAAAGATVASLALAQPGSVPPVRSPRAPGEQPGDAPSIRPSGAPTPGCALANLGWDAEKGQYVLPPLPYATNALEPHIDAKTMEIHHGKHHQGYVSGANKALTELFQIRAGGDAALVKHWSRELSFHLSGHVNHALFWQMMAPEGKGGGGQPKGPLLAAIERDFGGYDKFVAHFKAAAAQVEGGGWAHLVRDPLSRRLMIVQQEKQQDMLFTGALPLLGCDVWEHAYYLKYQNQRASYVDAWFKVVNWSFVQCLFEQTETQ
- a CDS encoding Ku protein gives rise to the protein MPRPIWKGFIAFGLVSVPCDLSSLEAPERDVNFTMLDKRDHERIRYLRVNERSGKEVEWSDIVKGHEVAEGEYVIVTPQDFKNASPKASKTIDIHSFVEASAVPPWYYKRPYLVRPSAHGEKGYRILCDTLKESGRAGLASVVLHTRQHLALLVAHRGVLVLNTLRYESELRGFEDFELPDASDVKVSKGEVEIALKLVDAMTEAWDPSKFHDQYRDALVKWIAQRAKKGTSTPEPAGADEPEDSGPYNIMEMLQRSVESRTHSKPRASPKKAASRRKKAG
- the ligD gene encoding DNA ligase D yields the protein MAKRTPARLGEYRRKRRFETTPEPPGKAGARGAGAQARGRAKGPAYVIQKHDATRLHYDLRLEVGGVLKSWAVPKGPSTVPDDKRLAVEVEDHPLEYGSFEGTIPQGEYGGGTVLLWDRGTWSPANDEDPARALRKGKLEFELRGERLRGRWILIRMGAQGEAKPQWILRKVQDEFARAPGDDDVLETMATSVSTGRSLEEIAAASGTPVKSKSATPVERPARSRRTAAEAPPEADAAPGAGETLDVGSLAGAKKAPMPRRIRPQLATLVERAPTGPQWLHEVKFDGYRMLARVTREGVTLISRTGKDWTPKFGAIAQGVRALGLPDCVLDGEIVASDEQGRPSFQLLQAALDGRSGTPLRYWAFDLPFAAGHDLRACALEGRRGALRTLLERAGDGSRVLFSAEIPGDGARVLREACRLGLEGIVSKRRDARYVEGRTRSWVKSKCSSRQEVVIGGFTDSTNARFALGALLVGYYDAGKLVYAGKVGTGFDQATLRDLSVRLRPTKQDRPPFADAPARTAGVHWVRPTLVCEVAFAEWTRDGRLRHPSFQGLREDKPVGDVVRELPSALRAADAEEDVAAGDVGTIGAGPQAKEDKAGDTRKANKAGDARKANKTGGADVTNNAAKRRVPAKRSSERRTRRTSNSGDASVLGVAITHPDREVYPDVGVRKLDLARYYEAIAPWLLAESRGRPLSVVRCPDGLKAACFYQKNWKDAGEVGSHVTRLKLSTSTISCIVLDDASGAVWLAQRGALELHSWGCREPDVEHPDRMVFDLDPGPDVAWKRLRDAAKDLRGRLEARGLPSVVKTTGGKGLHVVVPLAPAATWDEVKEFSRGVAEEMAREEPEAYVATMSKAKRVGRILVDYLRNARGATYVAPYSTRARPGAPVSMPLAWDDLLSRRVMPMWTVREAPAFREKTPDPWAEMRGAALPRAAPASGGAGAVRASRRTRARG